A genomic region of Candidatus Eremiobacteraceae bacterium contains the following coding sequences:
- a CDS encoding NADH-ubiquinone oxidoreductase-F iron-sulfur binding region domain-containing protein, which translates to MDLHFTSAQPTDEEREAVDALLGEAASGWTGGRERTAADRHFAAGGKSARDQRHLLLPALHALADRVGWISEGALNHISRRLTIPPAEAFGVASFYGLFATKQRPPTVVHVCDDIACLATADLCGELERSERALGAASRMGRATWLRSPCLGLCERAPAAMLSVAGPDHHEEPIAPALESDIGKALDGRRDINYEPRVSLPQYGDPGLRLLRRIGHIDPASLDDYRAAGGYNALRRALELGPAGVIREVLDSKLVGRGGAAFPTGRKWESVAREPERPHYLVCNADESEPGTFKDRILMEEDPFAIVESMTIAAFAGGCERGFIYVRGEYSRARAALERAISQARDHGLLGDEIMGNGLRFDIEIRRGAGAYICGEETALFNSIEGYRGEPRNKPPFPAQKGLFGKPTIINNVETLVNVLDIVQDGGKAFAATGTADATGTRLFCISGHAERPGLYEVPFGITLRALLDLAGGVRGGKRLQAVLLGGAAGAFVTPDELDTPLTFDGVRAIRATLGSGVIMIFDETVDLRVIVRRIAAFFKDESCGQCVPCRVGTVRQEELLHRLAAGGDGDAGSADRRLLAEIGQVMRDASICGLGQTASSAIESAIAKFDLFAGRHQA; encoded by the coding sequence TTGGACCTCCACTTCACATCCGCTCAGCCAACCGATGAGGAGCGCGAGGCGGTCGATGCTTTGTTGGGCGAAGCGGCATCCGGCTGGACGGGTGGACGAGAGCGCACTGCCGCAGATCGCCATTTCGCCGCCGGCGGAAAATCGGCCCGCGACCAGCGCCACCTTTTGCTTCCTGCGTTGCACGCGCTGGCCGACAGGGTCGGTTGGATCAGCGAAGGCGCGCTCAATCACATAAGCCGCCGGCTCACGATACCGCCCGCCGAAGCATTCGGCGTGGCGAGCTTCTACGGGCTGTTCGCCACCAAGCAGCGGCCGCCGACAGTGGTGCACGTCTGCGACGATATCGCGTGCCTTGCGACGGCCGACCTCTGCGGCGAACTCGAGCGATCCGAACGGGCGCTGGGCGCTGCGTCGCGAATGGGCCGTGCGACGTGGCTGCGAAGTCCGTGTTTGGGTTTGTGCGAACGAGCGCCGGCAGCCATGCTTTCCGTCGCCGGGCCCGACCATCACGAAGAGCCGATAGCACCTGCGCTTGAGAGCGACATCGGCAAGGCGCTCGACGGACGGCGCGACATCAATTACGAGCCGCGGGTCTCGCTGCCGCAATATGGCGATCCGGGGTTGCGTCTTCTGCGCCGGATCGGTCACATAGACCCGGCAAGTCTCGATGATTATCGCGCCGCCGGCGGATACAACGCGTTGCGCCGCGCGCTGGAACTTGGTCCGGCGGGCGTCATTCGCGAGGTGCTCGATTCCAAATTGGTCGGACGCGGTGGTGCGGCATTCCCCACCGGCCGCAAATGGGAATCGGTCGCGCGTGAACCTGAACGACCGCATTATCTTGTCTGCAACGCCGACGAATCGGAGCCGGGAACGTTCAAAGACCGGATCTTGATGGAAGAGGACCCATTCGCCATCGTCGAGTCGATGACCATCGCCGCGTTTGCCGGCGGGTGCGAGCGCGGCTTCATCTACGTCCGCGGCGAATATTCCCGCGCGCGGGCCGCGCTCGAGCGCGCCATCAGCCAGGCGCGCGATCACGGCCTGCTCGGCGACGAGATCATGGGCAATGGTCTGCGATTCGACATCGAGATCCGCCGCGGCGCCGGCGCGTACATCTGCGGCGAAGAGACGGCGCTCTTCAATTCCATCGAAGGCTATCGCGGAGAACCGCGCAACAAGCCGCCATTCCCCGCGCAAAAGGGTCTCTTCGGAAAACCAACCATCATCAACAACGTGGAGACGCTGGTCAACGTGCTCGACATCGTGCAGGACGGCGGCAAGGCGTTCGCCGCAACGGGAACAGCCGACGCCACCGGCACAAGACTCTTCTGCATCTCCGGTCACGCAGAGCGCCCAGGACTATACGAGGTGCCGTTCGGCATCACGTTGCGCGCCTTGCTCGATCTCGCCGGAGGCGTGCGCGGCGGCAAGCGCCTGCAGGCGGTGCTGCTGGGCGGAGCCGCCGGCGCGTTCGTCACCCCCGATGAGCTCGATACGCCGCTCACGTTCGACGGCGTTCGCGCGATCAGGGCCACGTTGGGCTCGGGTGTGATCATGATCTTCGACGAGACGGTCGATCTTCGCGTCATCGTGCGGCGCATCGCCGCGTTCTTCAAAGACGAATCGTGCGGGCAATGCGTGCCGTGCCGCGTGGGGACGGTGCGTCAAGAAGAGCTGTTGCATCGCCTCGCGGCCGGTGGGGATGGGGACGCGGGCTCGGCGGACCGGCGGCTGCTCGCCGAAATCGGTCAGGTCATGCGCGACGCGTCGATCTGCGGACTTGGGCAAACGGCCTCGAGCGCGATCGAATCGGCGATCGCGAAATTCGATCTATTCGCAGGACGGCATCAGGCATGA
- a CDS encoding molybdopterin-dependent oxidoreductase, whose protein sequence is MKGQSARLTEPLVRDGDHLRVATWDEALDRAAAGFAGAVKKGGPNAVGMFSCSKASNELNFLAQKFVRVAIGCNNIDSCNRTUHAPSVAGLAAVFGAGGGTSSYREVEETNLIILWGSNARETHPIFFHRVLKAIRRGASLYVVDPRRTVTAQWADEWLGVNVGSDIALSNAIAHEILHLGLENRTFIERATSGFEAYRESLNGYDPDRVAEITGVPADAIRRLARAYASADRAMICWTLGITEHHNATDSVLALINLALLTGHVGRYGSGLNPLRGQNNVQGGGDMGAIPDRLVGFQPLADDEARAKFERAWGVKLQAQRGWRMNEMFDAIERGELHSLYVLGENPAVSEADRHRTEHLLSSLDHLVVQDLTLTRTAQLAHVVLPAAAGWCEAEGTVTNSERRVQRVRKAVDPPGSARDDLDIVSALAGRLGMDWGTPTAEAIWNEVRSLSPMHAGMSYARLEANNGLRWPCYDENHPGERFLHARLWEEPLRGPRAPFHAVVHEPPVDVIDDEYPLLLTTGRRLDSFNSGVQTAAYSSPLRRGESLDLSPEDCVRYGVAEGELVRLRSRRGAVEVKVRVDETLRPGLAFMTFHFDVASNFLTIEANDPKSGTAEFKATAVHIDKLTPVASIAGD, encoded by the coding sequence ATGAAGGGACAGTCCGCGCGCCTTACCGAGCCGCTGGTTCGCGACGGCGATCATTTGCGGGTTGCCACATGGGACGAAGCGCTCGATAGGGCTGCCGCCGGGTTCGCCGGAGCGGTCAAAAAGGGTGGGCCGAACGCGGTCGGGATGTTCAGTTGCTCGAAGGCTTCGAACGAGCTGAATTTCCTGGCGCAGAAGTTCGTCCGCGTCGCCATAGGCTGCAACAACATCGACAGCTGCAACCGCACGTGACACGCTCCTAGCGTCGCCGGTCTGGCGGCAGTGTTCGGTGCCGGGGGCGGCACCAGCTCGTATCGGGAGGTCGAAGAGACCAACCTGATCATACTCTGGGGGTCGAACGCGCGCGAGACGCATCCGATCTTCTTTCATCGCGTTCTCAAGGCCATCCGTCGCGGCGCTTCGTTGTACGTGGTCGATCCGCGCCGCACGGTCACGGCCCAGTGGGCCGACGAATGGCTGGGCGTGAACGTCGGCAGCGACATCGCGCTTTCCAACGCGATCGCGCATGAGATCTTGCATCTCGGGCTCGAGAACCGCACCTTCATCGAACGCGCGACCAGTGGGTTTGAAGCGTATCGCGAATCGCTGAACGGTTACGATCCGGACCGCGTCGCGGAAATCACGGGCGTGCCCGCCGACGCGATCCGTCGATTGGCTCGCGCGTATGCAAGCGCCGATCGCGCCATGATCTGTTGGACGCTTGGCATCACCGAACATCACAACGCGACCGACAGCGTCTTGGCGCTGATCAATCTCGCGCTCTTGACCGGCCACGTCGGCCGCTACGGAAGCGGGTTGAATCCGCTGCGCGGCCAGAACAACGTGCAGGGCGGCGGCGATATGGGTGCGATACCGGATCGCCTCGTCGGATTTCAACCGCTCGCCGACGACGAAGCGCGTGCGAAATTTGAGCGCGCATGGGGCGTGAAGCTCCAGGCGCAGCGAGGATGGCGCATGAACGAGATGTTCGACGCGATCGAGCGCGGCGAATTGCATTCGCTCTACGTGCTCGGCGAGAATCCGGCGGTTTCGGAAGCCGACCGTCATCGCACCGAACATCTGTTGTCGTCGCTCGATCACCTCGTCGTGCAAGATCTCACGCTGACACGCACCGCGCAACTCGCGCACGTGGTGCTGCCCGCCGCCGCCGGCTGGTGCGAAGCCGAAGGCACGGTCACCAACAGCGAAAGGCGCGTGCAGCGCGTGCGCAAAGCGGTGGACCCGCCAGGAAGCGCGCGCGACGACCTGGATATCGTGTCCGCATTGGCGGGCCGCCTTGGCATGGATTGGGGCACGCCTACCGCCGAAGCGATCTGGAACGAAGTCCGCAGTTTAAGCCCGATGCACGCGGGCATGTCGTATGCGCGTTTGGAGGCGAACAACGGGCTGCGCTGGCCGTGCTACGACGAGAACCATCCGGGCGAGCGTTTTCTGCACGCGCGATTGTGGGAAGAGCCGCTCCGCGGGCCGCGCGCCCCGTTCCATGCAGTCGTGCATGAACCGCCCGTCGACGTCATCGACGACGAATATCCGCTGCTGCTGACCACCGGCCGCCGGCTCGATTCGTTCAACAGCGGCGTGCAGACGGCGGCGTATTCGTCACCGCTGCGGCGCGGCGAGAGTCTCGATCTCTCGCCGGAGGATTGCGTCCGCTACGGCGTCGCCGAAGGCGAGCTCGTGCGTCTGCGATCGCGTCGCGGTGCGGTCGAGGTCAAGGTTCGTGTCGACGAGACCCTGCGGCCCGGCCTGGCTTTCATGACCTTTCATTTCGATGTCGCTTCCAATTTTCTGACGATCGAAGCGAACGATCCGAAATCGGGTACGGCCGAATTCAAGGCGACGGCCGTTCACATCGATAAGCTCACGCCCGTAGCGTCGATCGCGGGAGACTGA
- a CDS encoding bifunctional diguanylate cyclase/phosphodiesterase: MSGGLTGLPAAREDQRGLAPLPSGVRTAIDDPPAPAPVPGGDDDFDILLNESRIRTVFQPIVSLADGTVFGYEALSRGPIGTHLESADALFNAAKVRNVTRQLERICRFKAIASASSLPPGCYLFLNISPGVLEERNAGLSRDVMDQHHLARERIVLEITEKEAINDFDLFKRTLQHYSRQGFKVAIDDAGAGHNSLRAVTEVRPHYIKLDMALVRDIDRDRAKNALVSAIIMFARRIDARVLAEGIETIEELSSLIEIGVDYGQGYLLARPAAGFVEPKPEIAAFIRERSVASRTMPAPKRSAIGTITRRAPALPPSAYTSEVLEIFDRHPDLDSVVLTEFGAPVGLVSRTKLYERLSHQFGYSIYSKRPVRLVMDDSYLSVDAKDSIDDVARKVVHRRRTELYDEIVVLENDIYAGVVSVRDLLHTMTEFQASVSRHTNALTGLPGRALVQQEIERRVASSKPFALLHVDINHFRAYNDRHGYGRGDEVIRALADCLAQAGRDLDGPQSFVGHIGGVNFVMLCSEEHVDAIGRAVLEQFNRRIAALHVSRDLAVLSDEPSTGPSEVTLALVGITANSTTAPSYAGLAGRAQRYKRMGRGVAQDSFVLDGRIVIGNVGSVTVLGRPNAGLGPQSA, encoded by the coding sequence ATGAGCGGCGGCCTAACCGGGCTGCCTGCTGCGCGCGAGGATCAGCGCGGCCTTGCGCCGCTGCCGTCGGGAGTGCGCACCGCAATAGACGATCCGCCTGCGCCCGCCCCAGTTCCGGGCGGCGACGATGACTTCGACATCCTGCTCAACGAGAGCCGCATCAGAACGGTATTCCAACCGATCGTCTCGCTAGCTGACGGCACGGTGTTCGGTTACGAAGCGCTTTCGCGCGGACCGATCGGCACGCACCTCGAAAGCGCCGACGCGCTTTTCAATGCAGCGAAGGTCCGCAACGTCACCCGCCAACTCGAACGGATCTGCCGGTTCAAAGCGATCGCGAGCGCGTCGAGTCTGCCGCCGGGATGTTATCTCTTTTTGAACATCAGCCCGGGCGTGCTCGAAGAGCGAAACGCGGGCTTGTCGCGCGACGTCATGGACCAGCATCATCTCGCGCGCGAGCGCATCGTCCTCGAGATCACCGAAAAAGAAGCCATCAACGATTTCGACCTTTTCAAACGCACGCTGCAGCACTATAGCCGCCAGGGTTTCAAGGTGGCCATCGATGACGCGGGCGCCGGCCACAACAGTTTGCGCGCCGTCACCGAAGTCCGTCCGCACTACATCAAGCTCGACATGGCCCTCGTGCGCGACATCGACCGGGACCGCGCGAAGAACGCGCTCGTCTCCGCGATCATCATGTTCGCCCGGCGGATCGACGCCCGCGTGCTCGCCGAAGGCATCGAAACGATCGAGGAGCTCTCATCGCTGATCGAGATCGGCGTCGACTACGGACAGGGTTACTTGCTTGCGCGCCCGGCCGCCGGGTTCGTCGAACCCAAGCCGGAGATCGCCGCATTCATCCGCGAGCGCTCGGTGGCCAGCCGCACGATGCCTGCGCCGAAGCGGTCGGCGATCGGCACGATCACGCGCCGCGCGCCCGCGCTTCCGCCGAGCGCCTACACGAGCGAAGTCCTGGAGATCTTCGACCGCCATCCGGATTTGGACAGCGTGGTCCTCACCGAATTCGGCGCGCCGGTCGGCTTGGTCAGCCGCACAAAGCTTTACGAGCGGCTCTCGCACCAGTTCGGCTACTCGATCTATTCCAAGCGGCCGGTCCGGCTCGTCATGGACGATTCGTATCTCTCGGTCGACGCGAAGGATTCCATCGACGACGTCGCGCGCAAAGTCGTCCATCGCCGCCGCACCGAGCTCTACGACGAGATCGTCGTGCTCGAGAACGACATCTATGCGGGCGTGGTTTCGGTCCGCGACCTCTTGCACACGATGACGGAGTTCCAAGCGTCGGTATCGCGCCACACCAACGCGCTCACCGGTCTCCCGGGGCGCGCGCTCGTACAGCAAGAGATCGAACGGCGTGTCGCGTCCAGCAAGCCGTTCGCGCTTTTGCACGTGGACATCAACCATTTCCGTGCCTACAACGACCGGCATGGATACGGCCGGGGCGACGAGGTGATCCGCGCGCTTGCCGATTGCCTCGCGCAAGCCGGTCGCGATCTCGACGGCCCGCAAAGCTTTGTCGGTCACATCGGCGGCGTGAATTTCGTGATGTTGTGCTCCGAAGAGCACGTCGACGCCATCGGACGAGCGGTGCTCGAACAATTCAACCGCAGGATTGCGGCCTTGCACGTCTCACGTGATCTTGCGGTGCTCAGCGATGAGCCGTCGACCGGACCATCCGAGGTGACCCTCGCACTCGTCGGCATCACCGCCAACAGCACGACGGCGCCGTCCTATGCCGGTCTTGCCGGCCGCGCGCAGCGCTACAAGCGGATGGGCCGCGGTGTCGCGCAGGACTCGTTCGTGCTCGACGGCCGCATCGTCATCGGCAACGTCGGCAGCGTCACGGTGCTCGGTCGTCCGAACGCCGGATTAGGCCCGCAGAGCGCCTAG
- a CDS encoding ATP-binding protein, which yields MAAPRRARPAAQASAPIVLTSPSREYTQNGLVDSLRGLVALASQTENCARVSLISSIELDSQIIRIAAVRGVSVDDSSPFIPAETRALDLARKTCEATTTRSLATAPITVAGICVGAVCLTAAAPAAGAVATASFAARAQAVAAQAAALFELQHARGTESANKDVFLRMDSDEAIRRFNDQLKGVNDVSAALNGAADLSAVLPATLVSVLDILDADGAVLWRYDAAHDEVSVVTRAGIAPTDTRSLDRTVGADKQSAVGRAVSSTENVIVNDIVASDLPAPVKAIWKLLGVTQLVALPLMDRGRVVGALELVSRRKRLFSSTDLETMRLVRGQLALAFGRAILFGEIHDQKSTLEQVLAGTADGVYVTGADAKFSLWNVAAARIAGAPADEVLAQGYGALSGADRRGRSLEELDRNAFDAAKTDSGSRQTVQNYEVFFAKTSRWVAVSASPLRDASGAVTAMVHAFRDITAARELEQLKADFISTVSHELRTPLTSIKGATALLFEQVPADSGNAFELLQMVRNNSERLLRLINDLLDASKIEAGKLTIRKQPCDPERLLERAVDGMTGYAEEYGVTVTTDFARGLAPVVVDPDRVEQIMSNLLSNAIKYSHRGDSVSVRARSEGAYLRVDIIDTGVGIPSSALPRLFEKFSQVDRGGRNRPGTGLGLVISKGLIEAHGGSISVSSTEGEGTTFTFTLPCAKRGADRT from the coding sequence ATGGCAGCCCCCCGCCGGGCGAGGCCGGCCGCACAAGCGTCCGCGCCCATCGTTCTCACATCACCGTCCCGCGAATACACACAGAACGGTCTCGTCGACTCGTTGCGCGGCCTTGTCGCGCTCGCATCGCAGACCGAGAACTGCGCGCGCGTTTCCCTCATTTCGTCGATCGAACTCGACTCGCAAATAATACGCATCGCGGCGGTTCGCGGTGTCTCCGTCGACGATTCATCGCCCTTCATACCCGCTGAAACCCGTGCATTGGATCTCGCTCGCAAGACGTGCGAAGCGACCACCACCCGCAGTCTTGCCACCGCACCGATCACCGTCGCAGGCATCTGTGTGGGCGCGGTGTGCCTCACCGCAGCGGCGCCGGCCGCGGGAGCGGTGGCGACGGCGTCGTTTGCTGCACGCGCGCAAGCCGTCGCGGCGCAGGCCGCTGCGCTCTTCGAACTGCAGCACGCGCGCGGCACCGAATCCGCGAACAAAGACGTTTTTCTGCGCATGGACAGCGACGAAGCGATCCGGCGATTCAACGATCAACTGAAGGGCGTGAACGACGTGAGCGCCGCATTGAATGGCGCCGCCGATCTGAGCGCCGTACTTCCCGCCACGCTCGTTTCCGTTCTCGATATCCTCGACGCCGACGGTGCGGTGCTGTGGCGTTACGATGCAGCGCACGACGAAGTATCGGTCGTGACGCGCGCGGGAATCGCCCCGACGGATACACGCTCGCTCGACCGCACCGTCGGCGCAGACAAACAGAGCGCCGTCGGACGCGCCGTCAGTTCCACCGAGAACGTGATCGTCAACGACATCGTCGCAAGCGATCTTCCCGCGCCCGTGAAAGCGATCTGGAAGCTGCTCGGCGTGACGCAGCTCGTCGCGCTGCCGCTCATGGATCGCGGCCGCGTCGTCGGTGCGCTTGAACTCGTCTCACGCCGCAAGCGGCTTTTCTCTTCGACCGATCTCGAAACCATGAGGCTCGTGCGGGGCCAACTGGCTTTGGCGTTCGGCCGCGCGATTTTGTTCGGCGAGATCCACGACCAAAAGTCGACGCTGGAGCAAGTGCTCGCAGGCACCGCTGACGGCGTGTACGTGACCGGTGCGGATGCAAAGTTTTCGCTTTGGAACGTCGCCGCCGCGCGCATCGCGGGCGCACCGGCGGACGAAGTGCTCGCGCAGGGCTACGGCGCGCTGAGCGGCGCCGACCGCCGCGGCCGCTCTTTGGAAGAATTGGACCGCAACGCGTTCGACGCGGCGAAGACCGACTCAGGCTCGCGGCAGACCGTGCAGAACTACGAAGTCTTCTTCGCAAAGACGTCACGTTGGGTGGCCGTGTCGGCGTCGCCGCTGCGCGACGCGTCGGGAGCGGTGACCGCCATGGTGCACGCGTTTCGCGACATCACGGCCGCGCGCGAGCTCGAACAATTAAAAGCCGACTTCATCAGCACCGTGAGCCACGAGCTGCGCACGCCGCTGACGTCGATCAAAGGGGCGACCGCCCTGCTCTTCGAGCAAGTCCCCGCGGACTCGGGCAATGCATTCGAGCTGCTACAGATGGTGCGAAACAATTCCGAGCGGCTCTTGCGCCTCATCAACGACTTGTTGGACGCGTCGAAAATCGAAGCCGGCAAACTCACCATCCGCAAGCAACCGTGCGACCCCGAACGCCTACTCGAGCGCGCGGTCGACGGCATGACCGGCTACGCCGAAGAGTATGGCGTGACGGTGACGACCGATTTCGCGCGCGGGCTGGCGCCCGTCGTTGTGGACCCCGATCGCGTGGAACAGATCATGTCGAACCTTTTGTCCAACGCCATCAAGTATTCGCATCGCGGCGACTCGGTGAGCGTGCGCGCACGCTCGGAAGGCGCGTACTTGCGCGTGGACATCATCGATACGGGCGTCGGAATTCCGTCGTCGGCCTTGCCGAGATTGTTCGAAAAGTTCTCACAAGTGGATCGCGGCGGACGCAACAGGCCCGGCACCGGTCTCGGACTCGTGATTTCCAAGGGCCTCATCGAAGCGCACGGCGGCAGCATCTCTGTGTCGAGCACCGAGGGCGAGGGCACGACGTTTACGTTCACGCTGCCATGCGCCAAGCGCGGCGCGGACCGTACCTAG
- a CDS encoding PilZ domain-containing protein yields MSLFDSILKVFANRRSSKRGNPRRMPRLMVSHPVRLRATSTLNDQPALLEDLSSGGACVRTALRMRSGDSVVLNAHLSSAVRFEQLAKVVYVQRQQSGYQSRYGLRFVDLRSEVKLAIAQYVAEEQHGRKFGVQPFSHTAEPA; encoded by the coding sequence ATGTCGCTTTTCGACTCCATACTCAAGGTCTTCGCCAACCGGAGAAGCAGCAAGCGCGGTAACCCGCGCCGGATGCCTCGGCTGATGGTCAGCCATCCCGTGCGGCTGCGCGCCACGTCCACACTCAACGATCAGCCGGCGCTTCTCGAGGACCTTTCATCGGGCGGCGCATGCGTGCGCACGGCGCTCCGGATGCGCTCCGGCGATAGCGTCGTCCTCAATGCCCACCTCTCATCCGCGGTCCGATTCGAGCAGCTGGCAAAAGTCGTCTACGTTCAGCGCCAGCAGAGCGGCTATCAATCGCGTTACGGACTGCGTTTCGTCGACCTGCGTTCAGAAGTCAAGCTCGCCATCGCGCAATACGTCGCCGAAGAACAACACGGTCGCAAATTCGGCGTCCAGCCTTTTTCGCACACGGCAGAGCCCGCGTAG
- a CDS encoding ABC transporter permease, with amino-acid sequence MHLIAQAWAFAVTHQGSIQTAIREHLALSATALGAAAAVCLPLGVLASRHAWGRAAIAAVNAVRVIPSLAILALVLPWLGLGFASALVALVVLACPPVLVNTDVAYRSVDASAVEAARAMGMTRAQVLWRVETPLALPVVLTGLRVAAVEVVASATLATLIGAGGLGDIIVAGLELNEPAELLVGSLAAAALALAAAAAFAGGERLAAARR; translated from the coding sequence GTGCATCTGATCGCCCAAGCTTGGGCATTTGCGGTCACGCATCAAGGCTCCATCCAAACCGCGATCCGCGAACATCTCGCGCTGAGCGCGACCGCGCTCGGCGCGGCGGCTGCGGTGTGTCTTCCGCTCGGCGTGCTCGCGTCGCGACATGCATGGGGACGCGCCGCCATTGCAGCCGTGAATGCCGTGCGCGTCATCCCAAGTCTTGCCATCCTTGCGCTCGTGCTGCCGTGGCTCGGGCTTGGATTCGCAAGCGCGCTGGTGGCGCTCGTGGTGCTCGCGTGTCCCCCGGTGCTTGTGAATACCGACGTCGCGTATCGCAGCGTCGATGCAAGTGCCGTCGAAGCCGCGCGCGCGATGGGCATGACCCGCGCCCAAGTGCTGTGGCGCGTCGAGACGCCGCTGGCCCTGCCCGTCGTGCTCACCGGCTTGCGGGTGGCTGCCGTGGAAGTCGTCGCGTCGGCCACGCTGGCAACGCTCATCGGCGCCGGCGGGCTTGGCGACATCATCGTCGCGGGTCTTGAATTGAACGAACCGGCGGAGCTGCTCGTGGGTTCGCTTGCCGCTGCGGCGCTCGCGCTTGCGGCGGCGGCCGCGTTCGCGGGCGGCGAACGTCTGGCGGCGGCGCGCCGATGA
- a CDS encoding glycine betaine ABC transporter substrate-binding protein — MASQMMTRSAALRVLAAAALIPAGCGGKPASVIKVGSKNFTEELLLGEMYSLALERAGYNVERRLNLGSTQIAMEAMQRGEIDLYPEYTGTALVVQLKLAPMSDRRKVFDLVKAAYIRQYDMTWLDPAPMNDMQALATTQAVAAKYGLRTLSECSRLAPRLRLGAGHEFIERPDGLPGLQRAYGGFHFASVKITALGLKYKALLAGDVDVALAFGTDGEIDADKLVVLDDDRHFFPPYQVAPVVRTNTLTQFPKIPSALNALSPFITDATMRRLNWRVDGNKEEPADVARDFVTQVLANPATT, encoded by the coding sequence ATGGCCTCGCAGATGATGACGCGCTCCGCCGCGCTCCGCGTTCTCGCGGCGGCGGCTCTGATCCCGGCCGGCTGCGGCGGGAAGCCCGCTTCCGTGATCAAGGTCGGATCGAAGAATTTCACCGAAGAACTGCTGCTCGGCGAGATGTATTCGCTCGCGTTGGAGCGCGCCGGATACAACGTCGAACGCAGGCTCAATCTGGGCAGCACGCAGATCGCGATGGAAGCCATGCAGCGCGGCGAGATCGATCTCTACCCGGAATACACCGGCACCGCGTTGGTCGTGCAACTAAAATTAGCGCCGATGAGCGACCGGCGCAAGGTGTTCGATTTGGTCAAGGCGGCGTACATCCGGCAATACGACATGACGTGGCTCGATCCAGCGCCGATGAACGACATGCAAGCGCTCGCCACCACGCAGGCCGTCGCTGCCAAATATGGACTGCGCACGCTTTCGGAATGCTCCCGTCTGGCGCCGCGCCTGCGGCTTGGCGCCGGCCATGAATTCATCGAGCGCCCGGACGGCCTGCCGGGCTTGCAGCGCGCTTACGGCGGCTTTCACTTCGCGTCGGTGAAGATCACGGCGCTCGGACTCAAATACAAAGCACTGCTCGCCGGCGATGTCGATGTCGCGCTCGCGTTCGGCACCGATGGTGAGATCGACGCCGACAAACTCGTCGTCCTCGACGATGACCGCCATTTCTTTCCGCCGTATCAAGTGGCGCCGGTCGTCCGCACGAACACGCTCACGCAGTTCCCGAAGATCCCGAGCGCTTTGAACGCCCTCAGCCCGTTCATCACCGATGCGACGATGCGCCGCCTGAATTGGCGCGTCGACGGCAACAAGGAAGAACCGGCCGATGTCGCGCGCGATTTCGTCACTCAGGTCCTTGCGAATCCGGCAACGACGTAG
- a CDS encoding ABC transporter ATP-binding protein, producing the protein MSDSVPAVRFDGVVKRFDGASRPAVDGVSLDVRRGAFIVLLGPSGCGKTTLLRTVNRLVTPSSGAIYVNGEDVASSDPVRLRRGIGYVIQNVGLFAHMTVAENVAIVPGLLGWDSDRIRARVDELLELVHLPADEYRTRRPRALSGGQQQRIGLARALAADPAILLMDEPFGAVDAIERTHLQDEIAALQARLHKTVLFVTHDVDEAFRLADVVIIMRDGHVEQCATPTEILARPATPFVAELVGAGDIVRRLRALRVNSAIDHTSSGNQLGLSSIAAQATLGEALALLLDGASALEVKDDAGAALGVVTVASVLAAARRA; encoded by the coding sequence GTGAGCGATTCCGTTCCCGCCGTCCGCTTCGATGGAGTCGTCAAACGATTCGACGGCGCGAGCAGGCCGGCAGTCGACGGCGTATCGCTCGATGTCAGGCGCGGAGCATTCATCGTCCTGCTCGGTCCGTCTGGCTGTGGAAAGACCACGCTCCTGCGGACGGTCAATCGACTGGTGACGCCAAGCTCCGGCGCGATATATGTCAACGGCGAGGATGTCGCTTCTTCCGATCCGGTTCGCCTGCGCCGCGGGATCGGCTACGTCATCCAAAACGTCGGCTTGTTCGCTCACATGACCGTGGCCGAAAACGTTGCGATCGTTCCCGGTCTACTGGGTTGGGATAGCGACCGCATACGGGCTCGCGTCGACGAATTGCTCGAACTTGTCCACCTTCCGGCGGATGAGTACCGCACGCGGCGGCCACGAGCGTTGTCGGGCGGGCAACAGCAGCGCATCGGCCTTGCGCGGGCGCTCGCGGCCGATCCCGCAATTCTCTTGATGGACGAGCCATTCGGCGCAGTCGACGCCATCGAGCGGACGCACCTGCAAGACGAGATCGCCGCGTTGCAAGCGAGACTGCACAAGACGGTGCTGTTCGTGACCCATGACGTCGACGAAGCATTTCGGCTGGCCGACGTCGTGATCATCATGCGCGACGGGCACGTGGAGCAATGCGCGACGCCGACGGAAATCCTTGCGCGGCCTGCGACGCCGTTCGTGGCCGAGCTTGTCGGCGCGGGCGATATCGTGCGGCGGCTGCGCGCGTTGCGGGTGAACTCGGCCATCGATCATACGTCGTCCGGCAACCAGCTCGGACTTTCCTCGATCGCGGCGCAAGCCACGCTCGGCGAAGCACTTGCTTTGCTTCTCGACGGCGCGAGTGCGCTCGAAGTGAAAGACGATGCAGGGGCTGCGCTGGGTGTCGTGACCGTTGCGAGCGTGCTCGCTGCGGCGCGGCGCGCGTAA